The window GACCCCTCTTCCTATTTACCTTCAAAATGTTGTTTTGTAATGATGATTGACTGGACAATAGAGTTGGAAGAGGCGTTGGTGATGATGGGATCACCACCGGCGGCGGCGGGATCTGGTTGGTGTCAAGGGGGGGTGGAGGCTGGCGCCACCGCGGGAGAGGGCCGGCGAGGAGGAGGGTTTGTAGAAGGGGCCCCGCTTTCATCACTGCTTGCAAAAGCTTCCCCTTTTCTGGCAATGGCCTGTCGAGTAAGATGGGAAGCTCTGCTTCCACCTCTTCTGCTGGCTGCGGTGGCGCTGGTGGCTGCTGGAAGTGCGGTGGAGACGAAACAATACTCTCGTCACAATCTGAGGAAGAGAAAACATTACTGAATTCAATCCCTTTTCTGGGATCATCTTCTTCAATGCTCGAAATCCCAGAATTCGGAGCAGATTGGTTCAATTTCTGCTGAATCAAAATCTTCTCAAAGAACACATTTTGGCACTTTTCTTGAGCTTCGTCTCTCTCTTTAATGGCTACGTGTAGCATTTCTCGAAGTTGGGCAANtttgattttggtttccaggtttaaattcatttttacttacagcatttacttctggaaatgctgttgatccagtgggtcgggactgatgatttctcattaatagctcgttgttcttttccgccacaagaagacaggcgatgagttcagaatatctcgcaaatccacgcactctatattgttgctgtagtgttatatttgatgcgtgaaacgtggaaaatgttttttcaagcatttccgattctgtaacctcatgtccacaaaattttaactgcgagattattctatacatcgctgaattgtaatcactgacttttttaaagtcttggaatcttaacatattccattcatcacgggcggtcggaagtataacttcccttatatgttcaaatctctcttttaatcctttccacagagccatgggatctttttcgatgagatattcacattttaaaccttcatcaaggtgtcgtcgtaaaaatattatagcttttgctttttcttgtgatgaagatataccattttctttaatggtctcgcttagacccaatgactcaagatgcatttctacatcaagagtccatggcatatagtttttcccagtaatatcaagagcgatgaattcgagctttgccaagtttgccatggtggtactaaaaattacgatgcattttattagttaatgaatattgcaatacaaagtaatggataaacaacaagtacaagtattcgtaaaaataaagaaaacacacgaggaggatattctccgataaatacaagactggtgagtatgataaccaaaataattaaaaataacctcgtgaaagccatcttctttttttcttcgaaaatttgatgaagaataatttttagagaagaagagaaagttggagtgattgaatgtatttgtgagattgtatttatagagcaaaaactagccgttttgttaccgtttattaccgttggtgtataagaaaataaatgtatgtatttgtataattttatggtaataatatggtgtatataatattagtcatatttaaataattatgtatatcatatcacattattataattaggtgtcataagttattttgtttaaaaaccttataggcttttatacttgtcgtatcccttaccgggagtgtgggatgtcgtcttaacatcctcccaggatttataacaagtttttgaaaaaattatttttattatttctaacaataacattatattatatattacatatataaacaataaataaataacagtaaaataaatattattacttttgttacctttttcttctgttcggagcttggaaaaatatggaggacttttagagcttcgtgctgataacgtgttgtgaaaaagtaaaaatttacggtaaaaaagtaaaaatctcaaactctcaaaattatcacactacacactttataatatttttctctcaactcaattgtgattttcttcacaaatgagagatctatttatagaaattttttacaaataatccaaaaataaaatacatcattacctacatcatcacacactaattttcaatattcaacacctaattttacctaattttcaacattcaacattcacattttcaacacaaatatttaacacatttttaaataatttttcaacagatTGTATAGTATTCACActcaattctttttaaaaaataagaatattttatttcgtaaaatgaattataataaattgaaacgTAAATAACATTAAACTATATGATTTAATACAAATTTACATATTTATCTATACTATctttattattatcttataatagACTCGAGTCTACATTGTTCGAGGTTGAAGTTTCAAGCAAAATTCGACTCAATATCTTTCAGTGTCTttatatgtgtatgtatatgtaaatataataCATTTGTATCTATTTCTGATGCTCATAAAGATGGAGTACTGAAATACAAGTGGGAATAAGATTTAAGATAGTaaatacaataatatatattatcaaattaattaagacaaaaacttgtgtgaaacggtatCACGGGtggtattttgtgatacagatctcttatttgagccatctatgaaaaaatattactttttatgttaagagtagtacttttttttttttattgtgaatatcgataggattgacctgtcttacagataaagatttgtgagaccgtttcacaagagacctactcaattaTTAATAGACACTGTGCTTATGTGACAAAAATgttttaacaaaattattaaCTCAAGTCTctggaaaatagaaaataaaatacaagaaCGTGTTTCTTGTTGAGTCAAATTTCTCCACTTACAAGTCCAATCacattttttggaaaaattaaaacgattaattaaatttgtcaaaaaaattaattaatgtttttgTCACCTTTCTAATAAGCTATCAGtccttattattttaatttttccatatAATGGTCATAATTTTCAAGTATTTCTACATCacattattttcataatttataatcaactatatattaaaatcacattttttgaatttaatcaaattaaaacatCCACTGAATTTGTCGTCTATTTATCTGTTTCTATTTGTAGGTTGGTTTGTTGGACTAAAGCAGAACAAGCCAAGACTGTACAGCTTATATCTAATATTGACTGGGAGTAATCCAGTcctttttgttaatattttattttatgtaaaaaaattaaaatatttNATATTGTCGACCACAGAGGGTCTTCTTATCTCTATTGTAATATGTGACCGATCTTTCAAAAATTCCAAATTAATAAATGAtatgtgtttttttattaaatgaagaATATAGTATGGAGTGCATTAAATTTACAATTGGTGTGTACGCTATTTATTGCTGTCGCATTAAGTTTTTTGGTCCGCTCGTATTAATTACATCCGGTAAAAAATAACGATAACAAACGAGTATCCAAAGTCCACtcgaaaaaattattaaataaaaaaaagagagatcaTGGAAAAATTATAAAGTTGACTATTGTTTCTACCAATCACTAGCCCATTTTCAGAAATCGTTTCTATTATTCGATAAATCTTCTTTTTCGGcaaaattttaaagatatatatgtataatatgaTTACTTACATCTTCACATGCAAGATTAGTTTACTGGAATAAAAACAAGTGGTGCTTGTGAAAATGGTTATTTTCCTTAGATAAAGGCTTAAGAAAATGCTTAGTATAAAACTTACATCAAAACACCACCAGCTCCAAGTCACGAGCAAGCGAGGCCACCATATGAAAACCCATTTTCATGACAAGTGATCTGAAGCCATAACAGTTTGCATTCTCCCGGGGAGCTTCTTGTGCCAGAAAACATTCCTCGAGCTCATTCGGTACGATCACAAAACAATTCTCCCTTTCTATCCTTTCGATTTATTTGGGAATGAAACTGTTTACTCTTTAAAAGAAATACAACGGTTTTCGTTTGGTTGCTTACATGGAGTTTTGAGTTAAACAATTACTGCTTTCTGTCATTATTCATATGCCAGTTGAAGGTTATTTCCATATTATGTAGTTGGTGTCCCAAATTTAGTTTCATATATACCCTTTTCTACTTTCAAGCTCATTCTAATATGGTATGCTATAAGGGAGATTTTGATTAAGAGGCCTACTTTAAAAAGTTGACTAGGGCCTTTCTTTAACAGTCCCCCATGCTAAAATGATTAATCCCAGAAAGAATACACATTTAAGTCTTGAAATATCGAATACAATGttgcaattatatatatatatatatatatatgcatgtatgTGTACATATCCATATATAAACACACACGTTACAAAACATAACATGATGAACAAGCTTCAACACAACTGCTGATAAGAATTGGCCTTCATGTTCAAACCAAAAACAGCAACCGAGGAGTATGACTAAGCTTGGTAGGTCCATCTTCATCTTTCGAATGTTTCTCCTCATTGATGATTCACTGCAAGGAGATGGTTTGGTGGTTCCTTTATTCGCATTGCAGATGTAGCTTGTTAAGTTTCGATAGTCCTGCAGCAACATGGAGAACGTAAATTGTAGGAAATAAACACAACAATTATTCAATCTCATCATCCAATGTAGCAATTAACATATCAAGCATCATCAAACATCTTCAACTGTGatgaaatacaaaatattttcctcGCCTAAAATGAACAATACCTTTTCCTGATGTGCCTTTAACACGACTTGAAATGCTTTAGATGTATGATACAGCATTGTATTATGTTAATCACAACGGTAAGAGCATAGATGCATCAAATGTAAGTATCCTTTAAATTCCTTCcaaaacatttatatatataaatgttttgGAAGGAATTTAAAGGATACTTACATCATAGAGCGGCTGCCCATCTACAGTACCTATGGTACATATCTATAAGGTGGTTGAAGCGCACTTGTTTCAGCTGCATATGCTAGTTCAAgttgcaaaaaatatttttgttctaACAATGTCAGCATAGAAAATGCTCAATCAATAAACAAATATATGCCTAACACAGGAAGCATGTGTGACTAAATTATAGAATGAATCGAactttaaaaattgaaatttgaagcATGCATCTGCTACTCGTCAATTTTCAAGTACGTTGTTAAATTAg of the Primulina huaijiensis isolate GDHJ02 chromosome 1, ASM1229523v2, whole genome shotgun sequence genome contains:
- the LOC140966813 gene encoding uncharacterized protein, with the protein product MLHVAIKERDEAQEKCQNVFFEKILIQQKLNQSAPNSGISSIEEDDPRKGIEFSNVFSSSDCDESIVSSPPHFQQPPAPPQPAEEVEAELPILLDRPLPEKGKLLQAVMKAGPLLQTLLLAGPLPRWRQPPPPLDTNQIPPPPVVIPSSPTPLPTLLSSQSSLQNNILKVNRKRGLPENPDSSPIELKYQKGFLQSPLMS